DNA from Cheilinus undulatus linkage group 20, ASM1832078v1, whole genome shotgun sequence:
AGTACaacgtatttccagttttagatttgtattcataaacaaagttcggcagttacattcatgaaataaccacattgcagacattacagactaagaaacatctggtaaataaaacagagaggaaagtcagagatgtaaaacatttaataacgtatagacctgttttagaggtagttacatgaacagtggctGACCTTCGTTTTGTTAGCTATCACTGACTTCTCTTTTAATGTTACTCTAGAATTAGTCTCACCTTCTTCTGAACGCTGCAGCACTCAAGAGCAAAAATGTTTCACTGAATACGGTTCCGTTTTCTTTTGAACACTTGGATTAACTTAGTAAATTTCTATAATGAAAATAACTATTTATAAATGGTGTCCTGTTCATTGTTAggattattttgtttatttggtgTCCTTTCACATCATATTCACTAATGCTTCTCAGattttgtgtgtttagatgttatTCACGCAAAACTGGAATCCTCTCGAGGGCAGCAGGGCTGAAATGGCATACTTTACTGTATTTATCCACCTTACCCCTAGgatgtaacatttttttaaacctctttaTGCATagtacaaaatgaaataaaataagataaaatcaaattaaattaaattaaattaaactaaattaaattaaaattaagaaaacaaaataacagtagattaaattaaattacattacaataatcaaattaaattagattaaaataaaataaagaaaacaaaataataatagatTAACTTGAATGaaagtgaattaaaataaaataaaataataaaatttaattaaatcaaattaaactaaactaaattagaataatgaaaacaaaataactttaaataaaataaaataaaataaaataataaaaataatacaattaaattaatttaaattgaatcaaatttattttaatttaaaataaacaaaataacgttaaataaagtaaaataaaataaaataaatctattaCCTGCTTAATGCAATTAAAAGGCTGGCTATGGCAGCTATACATGGTTTGCAATGGAGCATGATTTCCCAGTCATAGcacatatatttaaaaaaaaaaacttgagttATGGTTGAATGTCTAACTGTCTTTCCTGCAGCTGGAGGAGCTCCCTGTGTCTATTGGTCGACTACAGAACCTGCTGGTCTTAAACCTCTGTAACAACCGTCTGACAGGCCTCCCCAGTGAGGTTGGCCTCCTGAAGAAGCTCCACACCCTCAACCTGGGGCTGAACCTGCTCAACGCTCTCCCCGCCTCTATCGCTGGGCTGAAAGAGCTCTGTCACATCGGCCTCTCTGACAACAGATTCGAGCGCTACCCTGGCTGCCTCTTAAAGCTACCAAAGCTGGAGAAGGTCAACCTGGACAGAAACCCCCTCCTCTCTGAGAAAACAACCAACCAGGAGTCACCAGTGCTCACAGAGAGGCTGCACATGGTGAAGGAGAGCTCCCTGTGTGAGGACTGTCTCTGTAAGTTCAAAGCTGAGATGAGGATGCTGGAGGATGCTGAATGGAATGAACCTTAACCAGCAGTGGTCCTGACTATAGAACAAATAAAAGAGATCAGATGGACATTTCAGGTTTTAAACTACACGTCATTTTATATGAATTGAATCTAAGTGTgagcatgtaaaataaaacataccaGAATATCCAGTGATCCTCTTTGGGGAAAgtgctttgtttgttttcttttaggaTTTTCTCATCAAGGTCAGCATTTATCAACGACTTAATACAAAAGAGAAAAGTACCAATAATACTTATTATTGTGCTAACAACCACTCTGCCCCTAGAGGGCAGCAAAGACAAGCTATGATGGCAAATACTCTTTCACCATCCTCTCCTTCATCATGAATGTTTCTGCAATCATAGATTGAATCCAGTAAGTATTCACATGATATATTTTACTGTGTTCTTGTGTTATTTAAGGTTTCAAAAAGAGACATAATAAGGAgtgaaatgttttgttgttgGTATTTTCTCTATATAGGAGCTAAACACACATCTAActtaaaataagattaaaaattcACTAACCACTTAATGAGGGGTTTGTTTTATTTGCACACATTCCAACTTTCACCTCccgctcccacagccaatcacagctcattctTCTCAACAAAGAGGTCCATTTAAATaagacatacttctcactaatccctgcttgtattaatgctgctgctgctggcaaagcttaacctcctccaccccagcagtctcctttatagcataaagctgttgcaccctcatattcagattcatgctacaatggatcaattgcttttgaactaatttcacTGTATTCAGTTGACATTATCATAAACGTATCCATCCAAAGGATTTTTCTAGCCTCCCGAGAAAatcaaaacatgctgcttgacAAACCCAGGGGGcatttgagcagagccttctgcACCAAGCATGGGTGTACCacggcgggggggggggggcttaccTTAAATtaccaggcccacagtagggaggggcccttgagaagcctggaattaagtgtttttgttttttttttattattttctgctTGGTAATTAAGGTCATTATTAGGGTCTTTATAAGACAAAAGGCAAAATACTGGGGGCCCCTGTTAGTGAGGAAAGCAGGAAAAGAGCAGGAtgggatggaagagaaaaaggcAGGGAAAGacagcaagatgaggatgatggaggagaagaaagcagggaaagagtgcaagatgaggatgatggaggagaagaaagcagggaaagagtgcaagatgaggatgatggaggagaagaaagcagggaaaaagtgcaagatgaggatgatggaggagaagaaagttgggaaagagagcaagatgagggtAATGGTGGAGAAGAAACAAGGGAAAGAgtgcaagatgaagatgatggaggagaaaaagcAAGGAAAgtgcaagatgaggatgatggaggagaagaaagcagggaaagagtgcaagatgaggatgatggaggagaagaaggcagggaaagagagcaagatgaggatgatggaggagaagaaagcagggatagagagcaagatgagggtGATGGAAAAGAAGAGGGCCTTTACTGCATCCCATGTTTTCCGCTCAATCATGGGGTATCAAAGCAATCCAATAGTACATCACTGAACAGCAAGGATGGGTTGAAGGtaatgaaaatggcaaaaaaaaaaaaaaagtacagaaaactACCAGAAAAGCAAGGAGCAAGCAGGAGTGCCGTTTAAAATGGAAACGTCTAATAATACAAGTAGATGTGATataactaaagtaaaaaaaaaaaaaagataatttatATAGGgaaacagagttaaaaacagtaaaaaaaaaaaaaaaaaaacattaaaatatacagATATTcgcaaaattttttttttttacctagcTGGCCAGCAAAGGGGAGCCCTTTGTAATCTTTTTGTGGGCCCAAAATCCCTTGCTACGCCTCTACTACCACGTACAATTGTAAAACTATAAAATGGTAacatgtatgatgagagtgttggTGACTTAAATAagatttctgtcaataacaatGCTTTGAAAACCACCTCCACCTTTTTTTGGCCCACCACAGTTCATTTACTTTCTGATGATTGCACAACTTGTGGAGAAATATTAACCACCTGTTAGTAGTTTCCATTCTAATccgactttctttttttatattgtgAAATAAATCATCTTTCATACCTTTCATGGTCCCATCTTGTCTTCATAAACAGTCAATACAAGCTTAAACAGCAAATAACCTCTGAGGCCTGGCTGTATCATCCTCTTGGCTGAGCTGCAGGGTGCTGAGTAGACCGGATTTAGATCTCAGACTCATTAAGAGACAAGCTGCTATTGATTCAGCGGGAAGACTGAGcaatttttcagaaaaaagaGGATAGAAAAAGCCTATACTGTATCCAGAACAGATTGAACTGGTGTAATAAGAGCTAGGAGTGAAGGTAACTACTGCACATGTCTCTGTGTATCCTGAGGTACTTTCCTGGGTTGATCATGGCTGGGTTTATCAGACTGCAGCTGAGGCTGGAGGTCCGTCACAGCTGAACAGTCTGATGCTCTTTGGGCACTGTTCCACCCATGTCTGGGCACAGTCAGTACTATTGAAAATCaattcacacacatgcacacacatacatatgtgctgtctttttgtctctctctgctttccTCCTCAGCCTTTCTCTTCATCCCCCTCCCTACCATTACTCTCAAATGCCAATCACCTAAACACACAGGCAGGTAGAGAGAATGAAACACAGTTGCTGTGGAGGCAAAGTAATGCGGTAGAACCTAATTAATTCTGATTGGATGGCCTGGACTCCTTTATTGGCTGAGATGGAGGGCATTTAGAGtttgtttcaggaaatgaaaCATTGATTGAAAGATCCTGGTGGGCTttaatgagacaaaagtcatataaataaaatacataaacaacCTATTAATATTGAGCTCCTTTTTGTCTCTGCATTACAGAATCCTCTTAATTCCATATACTGATAAAGTGTATTAGACCTCAATGAGCTGAACCTGAATGGAATTAATCCTTCTTTGCAGTAGGGACTGTAGAGATGGAGAGCTCTGTGGATTTTTCACAGTCGTATCGGTACCACTCTTGTTTAAGGAACAATAATTTgtttaaaggacaaaacaaattTTAGGGAAAAAGGCCATGAAGAAAGAACTTTTCTGTGTCCTAGGCAGCATTTTTAACCAGACTATGTAAACCtgctgagacctgagcttttgtttggaatgcatttttattttctcccacttatttgagGTAATATGGACTTCATAAGTTTGAAAGCTCAACCTTTagtttgaacaggaattaatttTGACCACCACTATCTGCTTCACAAGGATATGATTTTTCCCAATGCAGTTCCTTGTTTATATTTCCAGAACGTGGTAAAATATTCGAAGACTGTGTCACTTTCTCAAAGAAGCACCTTGCTTATATCAGAGGGCATTAGAAAGTCATTCCTGTTGTTATGATGATGATTGAAGgggttgtctgacagtttacgaaggaaaaaatgccccaaagttgaggattctgctcatggCTCTGCTCTCTTTGTGGGAGTGTTTGGAGTCGTACCAcgaaaatatcaaacatgtcagaaataaatctgacaagaagagacaagcTGTGATTGGCCATCGTatccccctgtacacagcaagACAAATGACACACGATCTGACTGTAGTCAGCGCAACGTTCCAGTCGGATAACTccaaatttgtggctgaattggATGAAACTCACACAGTGTACACCTGGTATTTTGTTGACAAATCCAGGTCCACTGCACCCCTCCAGTTTAGCTTGACAACCAACTGCTAAGTCACAGTTTTGGTCATATCTAATCTTCCATTTGACAGATTTTTGAATTGAACTTTGCCATCAAGCAGACCTgtgtctgtctcctcactcattaCTGCAGGCAGCATTAGATCAGCCTTTCACCTTTTCACCCCAAGGCAAGTGAACGTACATGCTGGAGGACTATGGGAGGAAGTTATGGTCAAACTTGGGTCAAATGattaaattgtatattttttaatgcattacgGTTTCCAGATTAAACATGAACATTTACGCAATAAAATTAACAGCCCTAGTTTGATCTTAACCGAAAAGAGCAAAATTATAAATATAACCTCAGCATTATTAAAGGAATTCCTATTTAGAACAATAAATAACTACTGTCAACGACAGTGGGAAATAGGACACAACTGTGAACCTGGGTTTCTTACAGTAACTTCAGAGGGCTAACCATTGGCATCGCAAGTGATTTATAGAGAAAGGAGCGGTTAACTCAAAAGCTCCCAGTATAATTTCTGAGCAGAAAGGGAAAACCTCAACCACTCCTGCTGTGCAGCtggcaacaaaataaaactcttcaGGGTACTAACTGAGAAAACTCTCCGTAAAGAAAAGCAAAGGCCAACAGAGTGATGTTAGACATGAAACAAGATTTCTGGGTGAAGACACAAAGCATTAACAAACATGTATGTTAGAATGACTTGTAGACTGTTTAATAAATCCACAGCATGaatatatatttcacatttatctgggaaacctcccatacaaagagtttgggaaaggcaaGTCCTTTCATAGAATTCTGTCACATTCGTTACAGGCCAATAAGAAGACAAGCACACTCTGGTGAGCTCTGTAGGCTAACGCTGCTGTAGTGTGCGAACAGTGGAGCTTCTTGATGAATAAATTCATGCTGAAGTTGGTTGTGAGATactcaaaaacatcttctttgccaagacaagctttcggtgtgACTCTTCACTTTTGCTGGtccaattgacctatggctaagtcctgCCCTCAAAcacgatgagccaatcacagtgcgtataccactccaatacactcagacatcggctgcctggacgtccactgaaatgaatgggagaaagtcagttttcgtccagttttatgaggtttttttgaaattttaagtttaaagatggtcaaacggtgttcatggggtacatgcgactccaacacaaggtatcctgagaggctgggcgatggagtgtattttttaccctttcctaagccacatctaaaccgagaaaagtgtcttctttggataaaagttttgcagtagaccacaacatcaactcaacatGGATAATAttaacatctgttctaaggtaagccaacatcgtatttgaggcaacatattgtgactttgctggaaagaaatataaagttatctttaacgtctctaacgttagctaaagttagcccaacgttagctcctagctgcgttgttcgttgtgtcacgttgtttgttgggagttcattggcattttttgttctagtttttgttctttggtgatcgtacatcattgttagctgttgtctaGAGCactctagttaaactaacgttaacttctggagcatagcttcattatctgtaatagccgagataacaaaggttggcaaacgttatgctgaatgattcagtgttaatactgtagcaccaaagTAATGGAGAGACACTCTTGgcaaagatggtaaaaaggccgttatatttttgtcatattatgagccaaaaaccttaacttcagtggcactttgatgctgatcctctatcttgtggtctgagattgtgatggcaatgAGATGTGGTTCATCACGTTTCCACTGagacctgtaaattttggcttgtaactgaagctttttatcagccttctcgacaataaaatgattaatttatccctccaatgcgtagtttagacccttttggtgacttctagatgatatgtgatctttctgtctccaaaaatcataaATGGCCTCcagtgaaatgtctcctactgtgacaccTGCAATAGCGTCTGTCACTGAATGTTTattgtttgtccgagtgagtggagggggcgtggcttagccataggtcaactGGGATAAAACTGCACCTACATCCAAGCTCATCGCTGCACTAGCAGTCATTGCAACCATTGCCATTGGTTTCAGTACAACCAAACCCtgccctaaccttgcaaagcagatggatatacCCGTTTCCttatttctcactggcgaatccatcttgtaaagctcccgtctgaaccgtttgggcccggttagaaagtgacaggaccaatcagcgacgaggggcagtactttcaggcgtggcggagtcgttACGTAAGCAAgtagaggccagtgcaattatgccGGCAATTAtggctaaagcaccagttttatcagagcttgacgacatttcttcgttaaaagaagaacgaagCATGAAGCAGTGAGcagcagctacgtcatgtgtttgtTGCTCTCATAGGt
Protein-coding regions in this window:
- the lrrc18b gene encoding leucine-rich repeat-containing protein 18, which encodes MAKGKKSAHTKSKIITLKMAQDCVQLSLDGKRCLDLSLKAISTVPKCIQKLFEMDELNLSRNLIRKVPDFTDNFISIKVLDLHTNYLEELPVSIGRLQNLLVLNLCNNRLTGLPSEVGLLKKLHTLNLGLNLLNALPASIAGLKELCHIGLSDNRFERYPGCLLKLPKLEKVNLDRNPLLSEKTTNQESPVLTERLHMVKESSLCEDCLCKFKAEMRMLEDAEWNEP